From Salvia splendens isolate huo1 chromosome 3, SspV2, whole genome shotgun sequence, a single genomic window includes:
- the LOC121795846 gene encoding scarecrow-like protein 6 isoform X1: MKGMPLPFDFEGKGVLDFDFAVKNKDFISDFGEPTSVLDSARIPSRPTSSSTLSSSLGDTPGVAAVSDNTPWHQDSTTATSSNAGPPHSDLLPVPPLNLEIGTAAATANPEKFAMEDWESVLSESAAVSPSQEQAFLRWVMGDVEDSHLSKSIQIGGGGAAEFDFGSGGFGVVDQGFGGDQFGAISNYRSSAGLAPNPNFKLSPNLMNPSPIPNNLGAEMKPPPIFNPQLLMNQQPPFFFPQQQEQNLFGPPQAKRHNAGEEQISRDTGQLPHYLHQQKPKMEELGHQQQQQAIVDQLFKAAELVQTGNPVLAQGILARLNHQLSPIGKPFNRAAFYCKEALQLLLHTNANANANELNNSNSSPFSLVFKIGAYKSFSEISPLVQFANFTCNQAILEVLQGFDKFHIVDFDIGYGGQWASLMQELALRGGGSPSFKVTALASTSTHDQLELGLTRENLIQFAAEINIAFEFEAISIDSLNSASWSLPFHVQENEAIAVNLPVGSLANHQFSVPLIMRFVKQLSPRIVVSVDRGCDRTDLPFANHIVHALQSYSNLLESLDAVNVNMDALQKIERFLLQPGIEKIVIGRLRSPEKTQHWRALFLSSGFSPVTFSNFTESQAECVIKRTPVRGFQVEKRQSSLVLCWQRKELISATAWRC; encoded by the coding sequence ATGAAGGGGATGCCCTTACCCTTTGATTTTGAGGGGAAGGGTGTGTTAGACTTTGATTTTGCAGTGAAGAACAAAGATTTCATCTCAGATTTCGGTGAGCCAACATCTGTCCTCGACTCAGCAAGAATTCCGAGTAGGCCTACTTCCTCTTCAACCCTGTCTTCCTCTCTCGGCGACACGCCCGGCGTGGCGGCTGTTTCCGACAATACCCCTTGGCACCAAgactccaccaccgccaccagcTCCAATGCCGGACCACCTCACTCCGACCTCCTCCCCGTTCCGCCGCTGAATCTAGAGATCGGAACAGCAGCAGCCACCGCTAACCCGGAGAAATTCGCCATGGAGGACTGGGAGAGCGTGCTGTCTGAGTCCGCCGCCGTCTCGCCCAGCCAGGAGCAGGCCTTCCTCCGTTGGGTGATGGGTGATGTGGAGGACTCTCATCTCAGTAAGTCCATCCAaattggaggaggaggcgcGGCGGAGTTCGATTTCGGTAGCGGCGGCTTCGGAGTTGTAGATCAGGGGTTCGGCGGGGACCAATTTGGGGCAATTTCAAACTACAGATCCAGCGCTGGTTTGGCTCCCAACCCTAATTTCAAACTTTCCCCAAATTTGATGAATCCATCTCCAATTCCTAACAATCTCGGCGCAGAAATGAAGCCGCCTCCAATTTTCAACCCGCAGCTGCTCATGAATCAGCAGCCCCCCTTCTTCTTCCCGCAGCAGCAAGAGCAGAACCTCTTCGGGCCTCCTCAGGCGAAGCGGCACAACGCCGGTGAGGAGCAGATCTCGAGAGACACTGGTCAGCTCCCTCATTACCTGCATCAGCAGAAGCCCAAAATGGAGGAATTAGGTcaccagcagcagcagcaggcCATAGTCGACCAGCTATTCAAGGCTGCAGAGCTGGTCCAGACGGGAAATCCAGTACTCGCGCAAGGGATATTGGCGCGGCTCAATCACCAGCTCTCTCCCATTGGTAAGCCTTTCAACAGGGCTGCTTTTTATTGCAAGGAGGCTTTGCAACTCCTCCTCCACACTAATGCTAATGCTAATGCTAATGAGCTCAACAACTCCAACTCCTCACCTTTTAGCCTCGTTTTCAAGATTGGTGCTTACAAATCTTTCTCTGAGATCTCCCCACTTGTCCAATTTGCCAATTTCACCTGCAACCAAGCCATTCTTGAGGTTCTCCAAGGCTTTGATAAGTTTCATATTGTCGATTTCGATATTGGCTATGGCGGCCAGTGGGCCTCTCTTATGCAGGAGCTTGCACTGCGCGGAGGGGGCTCCCCCTCCTTCAAGGTTACTGCCCTCGCCTCTACTTCCACCCATGATCAGCTCGAGCTCGGCCTCACACGAGAGAATCTCATCCAGTTTGCCGCTGAGATTAACATTGCATTCGAGTTTGAGGCTATAAGTATTGATTCCTTGAATTCTGCTTCGTGGTCTCTCCCTTTCCACGTGCAAGAGAACGAGGCAATTGCGGTGAATCTCCCTGTTGGCTCTCTTGCCAATCACCAGTTCTCCGTGCCATTGATAATGCGCTTTGTCAAGCAGCTCTCACCAAGGATTGTTGTCTCTGTCGACAGAGGCTGTGATAGGACTGACCTTCCCTTTGCCAACCACATAGTTCACGCCCTCCAGTCTTACTCAAACCTGCTCGAGTCTCTTGATGCTGTCAATGTGAATATGGACGCTCTGCAGAAGATTGAGAGATTCTTGCTCCAGCCGGGGATTGAGAAGATTGTGATTGGCCGTCTTCGCTCACCTGAAAAGACGCAGCATTGGAGGGCTCTCTTTTTGTCTTCAGGGTTCTCCCCTGTAACGTTTAGCAACTTCACAGAATCACAAGCGGAGTGTGTGATAAAGAGGACTCCCGTTCGAGGTTTTCAAGTGGAGAAGAGGCAGTCTTCTCTCGTTTTATGTTGGCAAAGGAAGGAACTCATCTCTGCTACGGCCTGGAGATGCTGA
- the LOC121795846 gene encoding scarecrow-like protein 6 isoform X2, with protein sequence MKGMPLPFDFEGKGVLDFDFAVKNKDFISDFGEPTSVLDSARIPSRPTSSSTLSSSLGDTPGVAAVSDNTPWHQDSTTATSSNAGPPHSDLLPVPPLNLEIGTAAATANPEKFAMEDWESVLSESAAVSPSQEQAFLRWVMGDVEDSHLSKSIQIGGGGAAEFDFGSGGFGVVDQGFGGDQFGAISNYRSSAEMKPPPIFNPQLLMNQQPPFFFPQQQEQNLFGPPQAKRHNAGEEQISRDTGQLPHYLHQQKPKMEELGHQQQQQAIVDQLFKAAELVQTGNPVLAQGILARLNHQLSPIGKPFNRAAFYCKEALQLLLHTNANANANELNNSNSSPFSLVFKIGAYKSFSEISPLVQFANFTCNQAILEVLQGFDKFHIVDFDIGYGGQWASLMQELALRGGGSPSFKVTALASTSTHDQLELGLTRENLIQFAAEINIAFEFEAISIDSLNSASWSLPFHVQENEAIAVNLPVGSLANHQFSVPLIMRFVKQLSPRIVVSVDRGCDRTDLPFANHIVHALQSYSNLLESLDAVNVNMDALQKIERFLLQPGIEKIVIGRLRSPEKTQHWRALFLSSGFSPVTFSNFTESQAECVIKRTPVRGFQVEKRQSSLVLCWQRKELISATAWRC encoded by the exons ATGAAGGGGATGCCCTTACCCTTTGATTTTGAGGGGAAGGGTGTGTTAGACTTTGATTTTGCAGTGAAGAACAAAGATTTCATCTCAGATTTCGGTGAGCCAACATCTGTCCTCGACTCAGCAAGAATTCCGAGTAGGCCTACTTCCTCTTCAACCCTGTCTTCCTCTCTCGGCGACACGCCCGGCGTGGCGGCTGTTTCCGACAATACCCCTTGGCACCAAgactccaccaccgccaccagcTCCAATGCCGGACCACCTCACTCCGACCTCCTCCCCGTTCCGCCGCTGAATCTAGAGATCGGAACAGCAGCAGCCACCGCTAACCCGGAGAAATTCGCCATGGAGGACTGGGAGAGCGTGCTGTCTGAGTCCGCCGCCGTCTCGCCCAGCCAGGAGCAGGCCTTCCTCCGTTGGGTGATGGGTGATGTGGAGGACTCTCATCTCAGTAAGTCCATCCAaattggaggaggaggcgcGGCGGAGTTCGATTTCGGTAGCGGCGGCTTCGGAGTTGTAGATCAGGGGTTCGGCGGGGACCAATTTGGGGCAATTTCAAACTACAGATCCAGCGCTG AAATGAAGCCGCCTCCAATTTTCAACCCGCAGCTGCTCATGAATCAGCAGCCCCCCTTCTTCTTCCCGCAGCAGCAAGAGCAGAACCTCTTCGGGCCTCCTCAGGCGAAGCGGCACAACGCCGGTGAGGAGCAGATCTCGAGAGACACTGGTCAGCTCCCTCATTACCTGCATCAGCAGAAGCCCAAAATGGAGGAATTAGGTcaccagcagcagcagcaggcCATAGTCGACCAGCTATTCAAGGCTGCAGAGCTGGTCCAGACGGGAAATCCAGTACTCGCGCAAGGGATATTGGCGCGGCTCAATCACCAGCTCTCTCCCATTGGTAAGCCTTTCAACAGGGCTGCTTTTTATTGCAAGGAGGCTTTGCAACTCCTCCTCCACACTAATGCTAATGCTAATGCTAATGAGCTCAACAACTCCAACTCCTCACCTTTTAGCCTCGTTTTCAAGATTGGTGCTTACAAATCTTTCTCTGAGATCTCCCCACTTGTCCAATTTGCCAATTTCACCTGCAACCAAGCCATTCTTGAGGTTCTCCAAGGCTTTGATAAGTTTCATATTGTCGATTTCGATATTGGCTATGGCGGCCAGTGGGCCTCTCTTATGCAGGAGCTTGCACTGCGCGGAGGGGGCTCCCCCTCCTTCAAGGTTACTGCCCTCGCCTCTACTTCCACCCATGATCAGCTCGAGCTCGGCCTCACACGAGAGAATCTCATCCAGTTTGCCGCTGAGATTAACATTGCATTCGAGTTTGAGGCTATAAGTATTGATTCCTTGAATTCTGCTTCGTGGTCTCTCCCTTTCCACGTGCAAGAGAACGAGGCAATTGCGGTGAATCTCCCTGTTGGCTCTCTTGCCAATCACCAGTTCTCCGTGCCATTGATAATGCGCTTTGTCAAGCAGCTCTCACCAAGGATTGTTGTCTCTGTCGACAGAGGCTGTGATAGGACTGACCTTCCCTTTGCCAACCACATAGTTCACGCCCTCCAGTCTTACTCAAACCTGCTCGAGTCTCTTGATGCTGTCAATGTGAATATGGACGCTCTGCAGAAGATTGAGAGATTCTTGCTCCAGCCGGGGATTGAGAAGATTGTGATTGGCCGTCTTCGCTCACCTGAAAAGACGCAGCATTGGAGGGCTCTCTTTTTGTCTTCAGGGTTCTCCCCTGTAACGTTTAGCAACTTCACAGAATCACAAGCGGAGTGTGTGATAAAGAGGACTCCCGTTCGAGGTTTTCAAGTGGAGAAGAGGCAGTCTTCTCTCGTTTTATGTTGGCAAAGGAAGGAACTCATCTCTGCTACGGCCTGGAGATGCTGA